The Hemiscyllium ocellatum isolate sHemOce1 chromosome 1, sHemOce1.pat.X.cur, whole genome shotgun sequence DNA window gaggacaggtgaaacaaagacatgcacgagaattcttagaggcaacCTTTGAAAAATATTGGGAAATGACtacacccaccttaagaaaccaaaatTCCTAAATAGAGGGGCAGGACatacaccagcgcttcaccagaggacTCTCATTGATGTTACtactatggtgacaaaacatctgacaaCAAACCTTCcggctcagtgagctaacttagtTACTTATTAAATAACACAGGGAaatcttgattatccaaacatggtgggtgggcactatttcgttcggataattgattattcagttaatcgagTAAATGCTTTTCCTCTGGGacttggagtttttaaagtctgctccctgctcaggagactagcagcagcacacagcgcaTGAAGCCCCCGTCCCCAAACCCGTGCCACACTAACTCCCCACTCCAAACCCCttgcctccccacccctatcccgTGCCACCCCACGCCCCGTGCCACACCGCCCCCGTCCCCAACCCCGTGCCACACCGCCCCCGTCCCCAATCCCGTGCCACACCGCCCCCGTCCCCAATCCCGTGCCACACCGCCCCCGTCCCCAACCCCGTGCCACACCGCCCCCGTCCCCAACCCCGTGCCACACCGCCCCCGTCCCCAATCCCGTGCCACACCGCCCCCGTCCCCAATCCCGTGCCACACCGCCCCCGTCCCCAACCCCGTGCCACACCGCTCCCGTCCCCAACCCCGTGCCACACCGCCCCCGTCCCCAACCCCGTGCCACACCGCTCCCGTCCCCAACCCCGTGCCACACCGCTCCCGTCCCCAACCCCGTGCCACACCGCCCCCGTCCCCAACCCCGTGCCACACTAACTCCCCACTCCAAACCCCTTGCCACCCCGTCCCCAACCCCGTGCCACACTAACTCCCCACTCCAAACCCCTTGCCACACCGCCCCCGTCCCCAATCCCGTGCCACACCGCCCCCGTCCCCAATCCCGTGCCACACCGCCCCCGTCCCCAACCCCGTGCCACACCGCTCCCGTCCCCAACCCCGTGCCACACCGCCCCCGTCCCCAACCCCGTGCCACACCGCCCCCGTCCCCAATCCCGTGCCACACTAACTCCCCACTCCAAACCCCTTGCCACCCCGTCCCCAACCCCGTGCCACACCAACCCCCCCACTCCGACCCCTGTGCAAAACCACCtcccgcccccaacaccatccccacccccatacaCCCCCGCCCCCTCTCCGGGGCaactggactggacaccaacaagacagctgcagttgcctttgtggagtaagtctccaaatagcacacgtgcacacacacagacaggtgcgcgcagccacagccacacacacacaagttattactgcaactttttgacaggtttcaCCATTGTCATGTAcaagacaatgttggagagattatctgcggaagtggggtttagggtacactcacgtagaactccagggaaagtgtaggggagagagagggcgggaggtgagtcatttggagacagtgcctgtgtaatcactgtaaacaaaagactcgatcactgttggaaacatgtctttgataTAAGGTTTCCATCAGGACTTGGAGATCTCCTTCCAataatccgatttttggataattggtgcttggataatcgaggttcctctgtaatggcCTGAGTGACAGATTCAGAGGATACACTTCTCGACTCATTTTCAGGCAAAGCATATGGGCCAACCGAGAACTCCATGTGGCTGAGCTGTTTTTCAATGTTATAAGAGGTAAAAAGAAAATTTGATTTTAAATACAAATACCTGATTACTAGGTAGATGAAACCGTTGGTTCAATTCCACCTGGATCTTGAATGTGTCAAGAAACATGTCACTTAGAGACTGATGGATAACCACATTATGAGCATTTCGaactgttgtgtgcagtttctcACGTAGTTCACCATACTCAGTTGAATTCAGTCTATAAATAAATAAAGACAATACAGACTGTACTTCAGTTCTTGATGTATATACAACTTTACTTAGTTTCTTTCTGCATCCACCACCCACTCTTGAAAATAATCTCCTTTTCACTTGTTGCAATTTAGTTAAAGGCAATGGGGGAAAGTGTAGAGGACAAAGTGCTTGTGTTAAGTGGGGGGAATCAGCAAACAGGCCCATAAGCCAAAGTGATGTGGTCTCAAGTCTTAATCAGGATAACTAAATCCAGTTGTGATTGGACGCCATTACCCACCTAATGTCGAATGGCTTGATGTTCGGATTGATGCTGCACACTTGAATTGTGAGGAATTGTACAGGAGCATTCACGTCAGGACACAGCTCATGCTGTCTCGATTCAGTCAATGTGAGGTGAATGTCCTGCTGCTGTGCTATATGAACATGGTAAGTAGTCACCTTCATCACCCAGGTATCAGTGACAATAACACGGGCTCCTGCTGCTCCAGAAGCGAATTTATCAATCCTTCGGAACTCAGTATTAACAGAAGATGCCACTGCTCTCCAACCAGACTGTGGAAGGGCATAATGTGCAAGGCCTCTGGCTATTGGATGGTTGCCCCACTTATTTAAGGACCAATACAACACCATGAGGCTAGTAAAAGCCGGGATGAGCACAGcagtcactaaataaatcaacCAACCCTCGCTTACTAGAAAGTAGAACTGCTTTTCACCAGAAGATGCAACACACATTCCTGCATAATAACCTGTAAGAAACAAGTAATAAGTGAGAAAAACATGCAATACATTTCAGTAAAGGGTTATTTAATACCTACTCACATACTTGCAACAAATCATGAAAGTTACCCTCAATCATTTTACCCCAACTACAGCTTGATCTGATAAAAGCTTTATATTCATATAACATCTCACCCTTTTGTTTTTGAAGTGCATTGCAAATTTGTTACCAAATATGACAACCTTTTGTGCATAAAATGAATAAACCAGTCAACTTTCAGGCAAGATTGGCTGAGGGGTAAACATTACTTATATCAGGAGAAACAACTACTGTAAGTGGACGTGATCACATCTATGTGTGCTACTAAAATAGACAGCACTATGGCTTAACGGTTCAAGGGAGAGTGTGGACATTGTGTGAAGTAATGAAACACTCCTTAAATACTGCACAAATCAAAGGAGTGACTCAACTTGGATTAAAATGCCACGACTTAAACTTTACTTTCTGATTCTCTTTGAATTGCAAAAATAATCTTAACAGAAACACAAAGCAAATACTACTAATTGGAATCTGAAGAATTAATCAAAGATGTACCTAAATAGTTAGGTAAAATTTGCAATCAGAATGATACTAAATTTTAAGTCAGCACCTTCAAGATATTGTCCAGAAGGAAGAACAATTTATTCAATGAGTGCTGGAGGACTGCATAGAAGACTGAAAACTACACAATACTTAAAAGCCATGTCATCACAACGCGTAACAATGCAATCAAATAGAGTTGTATTAccaaataaaatgaaaattttTCAGAAGCTAAGATTAAGGTCAAGCAACTTCAGTGGCAGAGAAAGTGAACTGTTCAGATCAACTATCTTTTAATTTAATTCTTAATTAAGCACGAGCCTGTGGTCTTTATACTGAAGGAAGTAGTGTAGTTTTGGGTTAGGTCACGCCTCAGctaatgtgttcagttctgttaaCAAGGCACATAGGAAAATTCCCCACACTCTGGACACAATTACGTGAAGGAGTATTGTCACAAGAAAAGAGTAAGAAAAGGCCTGAAACATTGAGACTACTAGGTTTATAGGGAGGCAAATTACGTTTTAAAAAGCCTAAAATTTACAACTAAAAGGTGATCAGGTGAAGAGAAAATTAATTTGGAATACTAGTTCAGACTAAATTCCATACTATAAAAAGCAGTATAAATCAGATCATCTACTGAAAATCAATCCTTAAGAGTTAACAATGTGAGGCAGGACACTGGTGACAAAATGTTATGAATGCTGTGCCATCTTGCCCCCTTAATATTTCCTGCGCATTTAAACCTACCACTACCACCGAGGCAAGGAAGGATTAGCTAAATTAACACAAACATACTGTAAGCCAGGTAGAGTATAAATCCGATAAAAATATTCAGCTCCAGTAAATTCATTTGAAATTTATAAAACCCTGCTCGCTGGATTACCAGCGCTCCTACAACCCATTACCATCCTGGAAACTGCTGCCAAAGAAGAGAGGGAGTTTAGACACGGCCTGAAGTTCAGGAAGTTGATGTTGACAGCATTCCCAATAATTGGGAACATTCGCCAGTGGCGAAATCCGACCCAACTTCCCAGGCTCACAATACACAAACAAATGAGAGGGAGCGTCGCTCACTCCCCACATAAAGCCGGGGCCGCTCTGTccccctgtgctctgtgccctgtgccctgacCTAGCGGTAACAGCGAATGCACAGTGACAGTGGCGGCCGTCCTGCGGATGTGGTAGTGAATGAAGGCCAGATCCTCACTGCCCAGCTGCTCAGACAGCAGGTCCTGCACCGTCACCCCCGCCGAACGGAACTCGGTCGGAGTGAAgacaaaacagaaggaaaggacaATGTAAAAGAGACTGAACGCTGCTTCAGGGCTGTCCATTCTCGGCTCGGCCAAACCGTCGCCGCTGGACACACGGATATCCGGTTCAAACCTCGCCACAAGCCCCGCCCCCAGCTCAGACCCGCCTCCATCACCggccccgcccccaacaccatcacGCCCCATCACCGGCCCCGCCCCCAACTCCGACCCGCCCCATCACCGGCCCCCACAGGCTCCGCCCTCAACTCCGACCCCCCATCATCGGCCACGCCCCCTCCCCACACATGCCCCGCCCCCGCATCAGCCTATTGTTCAGGAATGGGACAATGTATCTATTGGAGCAATTCtataaaaggttttgtgatttacacatgaaagaaatgaaactaccactgtattccaacagatgaaaggctgaacagacaatcagtttttcaatgtataatttcagttacatcacactgcaaatgtttgctataaattctgtgttacgatcgagccctccacaattacctgatgaaggagcgtcgctccgaaagctagtgcttccaattaaacctgttggactataacctggtgtggtgtgatttttaactccattgGTGAGGATGTACCGGTTGTGCTTCAGTTTGTGAGAACAGAACCATACAAGGACAGGAACTTGAAAACAAAATGATGGGTAAACTAAacctcgagcttatctctccacgcttcaggctcactgcctttattcctgatgaagagcttttgcccgaatgtcgattttgctgctccttggatgctgcctgaactgctgtgctcttccagcgccactataatctagactctggtttccagcatctgcagtcattgtttttacttaaacCTCActgaagtcgagagtgtggtgctgaaaaagtacagcaggtcaggcaacattcgaggagcaggagagtcgatgtttcgggcaaaagcccttcatcaggaattaatccctgaagaagggctcatgcccgaaacgtcgattctcctgctcctcgaatgctgacctgctgcacttttccagcaacacatttttcagctctgatctgcagcatctgcagtcctcactttctctttataGTAACGTAGCCTTATGGAGGCTCCTTTAAATTGGAAAAGATTGATTCCTGGAAGACAAACATTGAgggtggattagtggtgctaaaaaagcacagcaggtcaggcagcatccaaggataagtaaaatcgacgtttcgggcaaaagcgcttcatcaagaatacaggcagagtgcctgaagggtggagagataaatgaggggagggtggtggtggggagaaagtagcatagagtacaataggtgagtgggggaggggatgaaggtgataagtcagggaggagggtggagtggataggtggaaaaggagctagacaagtaggacaagtcatggggacaatgctgagctggaagtttggaactagggtgaggtgggggaaggggaaatgaggaaactgttgaagtccacattgatgccctggggttgaagtgttccgaggcagaagatgaggtgttcttcctccaggcgtctggtggtgagggagcagctttgaaggaggtccaggacctccatgtcatcggcagagtgggagggggagttgaaattttgtgcCACCGGGCAGTGTggttgtttggtgcgggtgtctcagagatgttccctaaagtgctctgctaggaggcgtccagtctccccaatgtagaggagaccgctcgggagcaacggatacaataaatgatattgaatgtgcaggtaaagctttgatggatgtgaaaggctcctttagggccttggatagagatgagggaggtGGAGTGGGTGgttgttttgcaattcctgcggtggcaggggaaggtgccaggatgggagggtgggtcgtgggggggggcgtggacctgaccaggtagtcacggagggaacggtctttgcggaaggcggaaaggggtggggagggaaatatatccctggtggtggggtccatttggagatggcagaactgtcggcggatgatttggtttatgcgaaggttggtagggtggaaggtgagcatcaggagggttctgtccttgttacggttggaggggtagtgtctgagggcagaggtgcgggatatggacgagatgcgttcTTTactcatgtgggaagggaaattgcggtctctaaagaaggaggccatctggagtattctgtggtggaactggtcctcctggcagcagatacggcggaggcagaggaattaggaatatgggatggcaattttgcaggaggtagggtgggaagaagtgaaatccaggtagctgtgggagtcggtgggtttgtaaaaaatgtcagtgtcaagtcggtcgtcattaatggagatggagaggtccaggaaggggagggaggtgtcagagatggtccaggtaaatttaaggtcagggtggaatgtgttggtgaagttgatgaattgctcaacctcctcgttggagcacaaggtggcgccaattcagtcatcaatgtagtggaggaagaggtgggggaatggtgccagtgtaattacggaaaatGGACTGGTCtacgtagctgacaaagagacaggcatagctgggggccAAACGTGtggccatggctacccctttggtttggaggaagtgggaggattcgaaggagaaattgtta harbors:
- the tmem129 gene encoding E3 ubiquitin-protein ligase TM129 — its product is MDSPEAAFSLFYIVLSFCFVFTPTEFRSAGVTVQDLLSEQLGSEDLAFIHYHIRRTAATVTVHSLLPLGYYAGMCVASSGEKQFYFLVSEGWLIYLVTAVLIPAFTSLMVLYWSLNKWGNHPIARGLAHYALPQSGWRAVASSVNTEFRRIDKFASGAAGARVIVTDTWVMKVTTYHVHIAQQQDIHLTLTESRQHELCPDVNAPVQFLTIQVCSINPNIKPFDIRLNSTEYGELREKLHTTVRNAHNVVIHQSLSDMFLDTFKIQVELNQRFHLPSNQELEPCIGCMQTAANIKLIKDCQEPNEGECQQCYCRPMWCLTCMGKWFASRQDQQHPETWLSNRVPCPTCRSKFCILDISIVC